In Ursus arctos isolate Adak ecotype North America unplaced genomic scaffold, UrsArc2.0 scaffold_29, whole genome shotgun sequence, the following proteins share a genomic window:
- the LOC113261043 gene encoding natural cytotoxicity triggering receptor 2 has translation MPESRICLCGDYTAPTGCGVEDLEVIGSWALPEAHHLHRVAGQTLSVSCQYPPKGWPYERKGWCKELSAFKCTRLVTTSSPGRLVQASRFSIWDNPSAGLFIVTMTGLKEEDSGHYWCRIYHASSNSVSKSIRFYLAVSPVPASTQAIGASGKLVSSPTQSSVPPTGRAREAPRASSALTAPSQQQNSTLQSHPTAPSAMVPVLCALLVAKSLVLSALLVRKDPFSFSPTGSVNLENVLRVSVPNLLQQ, from the exons ATGCCGGAGTCCCGGATCTGTCTGTGTGGCGATTACACAGCGCCCACAGGGTGCGGAGTTGAAGATTTAGAGGTGATTG GCTCGTGGGCACTACCAGAGGCTCATCATCTTCACCGAGTGGCGGGGCAGACGCTTTCTGTGTCGTGCCAGTACCCCCCCAAGGGCTGGCCCTACGAGAGGAAGGGCTGGTGTAAGGAGCTGTCGGCATTCAAGTGCACCAGGCTAGTCACCACCTCCAGTCCCGGCAGGCTGGTTCAGGCCTCTCGATTCTCAATCTGGGACAACCCTAGCGCTGGCCTCTTCATTGTCACCATGACTGGTCTGAAGGAGGAAGACTCGGGACACTATTGGTGTAGAATTTACCACGCTTCCAGCAACTCTGTCTCTAAGTCCATAAGATTCTATCTGGCAGTGTCTCCAG TACCTGCCTCCACCCAGGCCATCGGGGCTTCTGGTAAGCTGGTCTCCTCACCGACCCAGAGCTCTGTGCCCCCCACCGGAAGAGCCAGAGAGGCCCCTAGGGCTTCCTCTGCCCTGACTGCCCCTTCACA GCAACAAAACTCCACCCTCCAGTCTCACCCCACAGCCCCTAGCGCTATGGTCCCCGTGCTCTGTGCACTGCTTGTGGCCAAGAGCCTGGTGCTATCAGCCCTGCTTGTCCG CAAGgatcccttctccttctcccctacGGGCTCAGTGAATTTGGAGAATGTTCTTCGGGTCTCTGTGCCCAACCTCCTTCAGCAGTAA